From the genome of Pseudomonas sp. FP453:
AAAACGGCGAGACATTGACCATGGTGACCCTTTACCTGTACGTCAGAAAAGCATCGCCTTTCTAGCGAAAGCGCGATGATGCCTACACTGAGTAACGGGGCGGGATGATTGGGTTCCATGAGTGATGGGGGAGACGTTGCTGAGGTTTCGGTCTTCTTGTTGACGGTGTTGCGCGGGTGCCCGAGTCAAACCAGGTTCTGTTCCGTGAGCCGCTGTACAGCCAGACGTCGGTAATGAGAGGGGGTCATACCCTTGAGCTGCTGGAAGCGCCGGTTGAAGTTGGAGATGTTGTTAAACCCCGACTCGAAGCACACATCCGTCACCGCCTTGTCGCCATCGGCCAACAACTCGCAGGACTTGCTGATGCGCAACCGATTGACGAATTCGATAAACGTGCGCCCGGTGGCCTGTTTAAACACCCGCGAAAAATAGGTGGGCTTCATCCCCAGGTACTCCGCCACTTCTTCCAGCGGCAACTCCCGTGCGTAATGGGCAAAGATGTAGTCCACCGCGCGGTTGGTGCGGTCGATGCTGTGTTCATCGGCCAGCTGCGGCGTCGTCGCACCCGACAGCAACTGGTAGTCCTCACACGCGCTCAACACTTCCAGCAGGATAAAGAAGTGCCCCAACCTTGCCATACCCTGGGCATCCTCGATGCGTTGCATCAAGGTCATCGCCTGGGCAATGGTGTGTTTGCAGCGAAATTCGATGCCGTACTGCGCGCGCTCCAGCAGCGGTGCCAGGCTTTTCAGTTCGGCGAAGATATGGCTGCCGCCCTCAAACAGCTCGTCGGTGAAGTTCACCAGCATGTCGCGCTTGGGCACCACCTCGTCTTCCTCCACCTGGCTGATCCAGTTGTGCGGCAGGTTGGGGCCGGTGAGGAACAGGCTTTCGGGGTAGAAGTTGCCGATATAGTCGCCGATAAACACCTTGCCGGAGCTGGCGACGATCAGGTGCAGCTCGTATTCCTTGTGGAAGTGCCAGCGCACCAGCGGGCAGGGGAAGCCATGTTGGCGATAGATGATGGACAGACCGTTGTGATCGTCCATCAGCTCGTAGGAAGGGTCGGTGATGCGCGCGGCTCGGGTCATGCTGGCGTCGCTTTATTGTTGGTAGCGACCCGAATAATGCCCCTATGCGTGTAAGGCTGCCAGCGCCGATGTTTATACGGTGCGGTTTTTTGCCTCGATCCACTGCGACATGTATTGCGTACTTTTATGGGCGTGGTGGCGCAGCATGCTGCCGGTAAAGTTGTTCCGGCGATGGGCGGCCAGGTTTTCCCGGCATTGCTCAAGGCACGCCACCAGCGCCGGGGCATGACGGGCGTAGTCATAACGACGCGCAAGCAACTGGCGGCCCTGTTCCTGCGCCTCGGTCCAGCGCTCGCGGTCCTGATACAGCGCCACGGCGGCCGCGGCCAGTGCCGCTTCGCTCTGCTCGATGGCGCCCGGCCACGGTTGCTCATCGCCCATGGCTTCGGCACCGATCGGCGTGGTGACATTTGGCGTGCCGCAAAGCATGCCATCCGCCAGCTTGCCCTTGATCCCTGCACCAAAACGCAACGGCGCCAGGCAGATGCGCGCGGTGCTCATGACCTGCAACGCATCCTCGGCCCAATTCATTACATGAAAGCCTTGCGCCGGGTTGTGCAGCGCCGTCGCCTTGGGCGGCGTGTAGGAACCGTAGATGTGCAGCTGGGCGCCCGGCAGTTGCTGGCGGATCAACGGCCACAGGCTGTTTTTCATCCACAGCACCGCATCCCAGTTGGGCGCGTGGCGGAAGTTGCCGATGCTGAGAAAGTGCGCGCGGTCTTCAAACGGTGCGAAGGGCGCGGTGGGCACCTCCAGCATCAGCGGGCACCAGTGGAGCAGGACGGCGGGCACCTTGAACTGCTCGGTGAGCAGGCGGGCTTCCACATCGGAAATCATCAGGCTGATATCACAGCGGTAAATCGCCGCGATCTCGCGCTTGGCGATGTCGGTGTCGGCCATCAGCTCGAATTCTTCCTTGAGGGCCGGGGCAAAGAGTGCGCTGAAGTCGTCGCTGTCGGGGTGGGCTTTCAGATGGTT
Proteins encoded in this window:
- a CDS encoding AraC family transcriptional regulator codes for the protein MTRAARITDPSYELMDDHNGLSIIYRQHGFPCPLVRWHFHKEYELHLIVASSGKVFIGDYIGNFYPESLFLTGPNLPHNWISQVEEDEVVPKRDMLVNFTDELFEGGSHIFAELKSLAPLLERAQYGIEFRCKHTIAQAMTLMQRIEDAQGMARLGHFFILLEVLSACEDYQLLSGATTPQLADEHSIDRTNRAVDYIFAHYARELPLEEVAEYLGMKPTYFSRVFKQATGRTFIEFVNRLRISKSCELLADGDKAVTDVCFESGFNNISNFNRRFQQLKGMTPSHYRRLAVQRLTEQNLV
- a CDS encoding glycosyltransferase, with the translated sequence MNQPATKVLVIGYVWPEPRSSAAGGHMMQILETFLAQGWDITFSSPAALGEHKADLQALGIAECAIELNNSSFDDFIRELAPDIVLFDRFMMEEQFGWRVEKHCPDALRVLETCDLQSLRDARQQRLKNHLKAHPDSDDFSALFAPALKEEFELMADTDIAKREIAAIYRCDISLMISDVEARLLTEQFKVPAVLLHWCPLMLEVPTAPFAPFEDRAHFLSIGNFRHAPNWDAVLWMKNSLWPLIRQQLPGAQLHIYGSYTPPKATALHNPAQGFHVMNWAEDALQVMSTARICLAPLRFGAGIKGKLADGMLCGTPNVTTPIGAEAMGDEQPWPGAIEQSEAALAAAAVALYQDRERWTEAQEQGRQLLARRYDYARHAPALVACLEQCRENLAAHRRNNFTGSMLRHHAHKSTQYMSQWIEAKNRTV